The genomic DNA CCGGGGGCGGGGTCGCAGGGATTAGGGTGGACTGCACCATGACTGCGCCTTTCGCTGCCGATGCCCGCACGCCCGCCGAGCTGCTGCACGCCTATCTGCGCGCCGGGGCCCCCGATGCCGATCCGTCCCGTCCCCTGATCACCTTCTACGACGACTCGACCGGTGAACGGGTCGAGCTGTCGGCGAAGACCTTCGACAACTGGGTGGCGAAGACCGCCAACCTCCTCCAGGACGAGCTGAACGCCGGTCCGGACGACCGGGCGGCGCTGCTGCTGCCCGCGCACTGGCAGACCGCGGTCTGGCTGCTGGCGTGCTGGTCGGTGGGCGTCACGGCGGTGCCAGGCGGCGAACCGGCCGACGCGGACCTGGTGGTGAGCGGCCCGGAGGGGCTGGCGGCGGCGCAGGAGTGCTCCGGCGAGCGGGTGGCGCTGGCGCTGCGTCCGCTGGGCGGCCGGTTCCCGCAGCGGCCGGACGGGTTCCTGGACTACGCGGCCGAGGTGCCGGGCCAGGGCGACCGCTTCGCGCCGTACTCGCCGGTCGACCCCAGCTCCCCCGCGCTGGAGACGGTGATCGACGGGCTGCCGCTGAAGCTGTCCGGCGAGCAGTCGGTGGCGCTGGCCCGGGAGGGCGCGGCCCGGCTCGGGCTGGGCACGCAGAGCCGGGTGCTCTCCACGCTGTCCTTCGACGACTGGTCCGGTCTGGAGGCCGGGCTGCTGGCACCGCTGGCGGCCGGCGCCTCGGTGGTGCTGTGCCGGAACTCGGACGGTCTGACGGACGAGCAGTGGGAGAAGCGGATCGACGCCGAACGGGTGACTGTTCGTCTGAGCTGATCTCCGGCCCGATGCCCGCGGGGTAGGGATCCCCGCGATGGAAGAGGAGCAGGA from Kitasatospora terrestris includes the following:
- a CDS encoding TIGR03089 family protein: MTAPFAADARTPAELLHAYLRAGAPDADPSRPLITFYDDSTGERVELSAKTFDNWVAKTANLLQDELNAGPDDRAALLLPAHWQTAVWLLACWSVGVTAVPGGEPADADLVVSGPEGLAAAQECSGERVALALRPLGGRFPQRPDGFLDYAAEVPGQGDRFAPYSPVDPSSPALETVIDGLPLKLSGEQSVALAREGAARLGLGTQSRVLSTLSFDDWSGLEAGLLAPLAAGASVVLCRNSDGLTDEQWEKRIDAERVTVRLS